From Bradyrhizobium sp. 4:
CCGAGCGGGACACACTGTCCCGCCATCGACGGCATCATCAAGGAGGCCGATGAGACCGCGGGCGAGATCGAGGACAAGGCCGTGCTCGACGCCGCGATCGTGGCCAACGCACAGGCCGTCGAGCATTATGAAATGTGCCGCTACGGCACGCTGATCGCATGGGCAGAGGAACTCGGGCACGACGACATCGTGCGCTTCCTCACGACGAACCTGAACGAAGAGAAGGCCGCCAACACCAAGCTGAACACGGTGGCGCTTCGCAAGGGCGTCAATGCCAAGGCGTCCAGCGCCGCTTGATCGAGACGTACTGGGAGTGGCGGCCCTGCTCGCAGGGCTGCCACTTTCTCGTCGCACGTTCGGTCAGATGAACGGCTTGCCGCCGGTGACCGCAAGGGTCGCTCCCGATGTGTAGCTCGAGAGCGGATCGGCGAGCATGACATAGGCGGTCGCGAGCTCGGCCGGCTGGCCGGCCCGTTGCATCGGCACCTGCTTGCCGAAATTCTTCACGGTGTCCTCCGCCATCGTCGATGGAATCAGCGGCGTCCAGATCGGACCCGGGGCGACCGCATTGACCCGAATGCCCTTTGCCGCCAGCATCTGGGCAAGCCCACCGGTAAAGTTTTGAATGGCGCCCTTGGTCGTGGCATAGGCCAGCAGGGTCGGATTCGGCATGTCGGAATTTACCGACGCGGTGTTGATGATCGCCGCTCCCGGGCGCATGTGGGGCACCGCAGCCTTGCTGAGATAGAACATGGCATGGATGTTGGTCTCGAACGTCCGCTGCCATTCCTCGTCGCTGATATCACCGATCTCCTTGAACGTGTCCTGATGGGCCGCGTTGTTGACGAGGATGTCTATTGCGCCGAACGCCTCGACGGTGCGGGAGATGATCGCGCGGCAATGATCGGGATTGCGGATGTCGCCCGGGATCAGGACGACCTTGCGCCCCTCATGCTCCACCAGCGCCTTCACCTCGGCGGCATCTTCGTCCTCGTTCAAATAGGCGATGACGATGTCGGCGCCTTCCCGGGCATAGGCGATCGCGACCGCGCGGCCGATGCCACTGTCGCCTCCGGTGATGATTGCCTTCTTTCCGGCCAGGCGCCCGGCGCCCTTGTAGCTCTCCTCGCCGTGATCCGGTCGCGGATTCATCGCGCGGGTCGAACCGGGCATCGGTTGCTGCTGCGGAGGATAAGGCGGCTT
This genomic window contains:
- a CDS encoding glucose 1-dehydrogenase — protein: MTEYPKPPYPPQQQPMPGSTRAMNPRPDHGEESYKGAGRLAGKKAIITGGDSGIGRAVAIAYAREGADIVIAYLNEDEDAAEVKALVEHEGRKVVLIPGDIRNPDHCRAIISRTVEAFGAIDILVNNAAHQDTFKEIGDISDEEWQRTFETNIHAMFYLSKAAVPHMRPGAAIINTASVNSDMPNPTLLAYATTKGAIQNFTGGLAQMLAAKGIRVNAVAPGPIWTPLIPSTMAEDTVKNFGKQVPMQRAGQPAELATAYVMLADPLSSYTSGATLAVTGGKPFI
- a CDS encoding ferritin-like domain-containing protein, producing MGFFTKDIKSMEDLLLHGLQDIYYAEQQILKSLPKMIDKATNKDLVAGLKAHLEETNKQVDRLGKVFAKLGKEPSGTHCPAIDGIIKEADETAGEIEDKAVLDAAIVANAQAVEHYEMCRYGTLIAWAEELGHDDIVRFLTTNLNEEKAANTKLNTVALRKGVNAKASSAA